Below is a genomic region from Prochlorococcus marinus str. MIT 0918.
CAGAAACTGGTGGAGTAATGATTAGTCCCTTACCTGGTGTTACATCAACTAAGCCTGGTTCAGCAACACTGCCATTGCCTGGTATTGAAGCAGATGTTGTAGATGCAGATGGTAATTCTGTAGAGCCTAATCAAGGGGGCTATTTAGTAATTAAAAAACCTTGGCCTGGAATGATGAGAACTGTTCATGGTAATCCAAATAGATTCAGAGAAAATTATTGGGAATATTTAAAGCCTATTAATGGCAATTTGATTTATTTTGCTGGAGATGGAGCTAGGCGAGATGATGATGGTTATTTCTGGGTAATGGGTCGTGTTGATGATGTGATAAATGTTTCAGGACATCGATTAGGAACAATGGAAATAGAATCTGCACTTGTAAGTCATAAATTAGTATCCGAGGCGGCTGTCGTTGGAAGACCAGATGAATTAAAGGGAGAATCAGTTGTGGCCTTTGTTACTTTAGAAAGTGGTAAGGAAGGCACAAGTGAATTAATTATTCAATTAAAAAATCACGTAGGGAAAGAGATTGGAGCTATAGCAAAGCCAGAGGAAATTAGATTTACAAATTCATTACCTAAGACACGTAGTGGAAAAATAATGAGGAGAATCCTTAGATCACTTGCTTCAGGTGAAGAAATAAAAGGTGATACTTCTACTTTAGAAGATAGAAACGTATTAGACGAATTGCGTAGATAGATTTATATAAAAATATTTTGATATTTAATAAATAAGGGATAATTTTATATATTAATTATTATTTATATAATAGAGAATAAAATCTTAGTAATAGTATTTATTTATTAGCAGACCAAACTCTTGTCATGAAAAAAGATTCTGCTTCAATACAATTAAATCCAGTTTTATCCAACCTCTTTCTTATATCATCTTTAATATAGTCTCTATAATATGGCTCATGAAATACTCTATAGAAGTTTTCCATTACTTGTGTAAAATGAGGAGAGTCATCTAATTGAATAGAGTCAGCAATTATTAGTACACCATTTGGTTTTAGAACTCTATAAAATTCATTGATTGCATTTTGTCTTGCATCTCTAGGTAATTCGTGAAAGAGGAAGACACAAGTAATGGCATGGAATGATTCATCTAAGAAAGGAAGCTTTTCTGCATTACCTTTTATTAATTGAACCATCTCACCGTCTTTATTATTTAAATATTTACTAGCTTGTTTCAGGTAAGCTCCAGACAAATCAATACCTATAAGTTCAGAACTAGGTAAAGAAGATCTGACTTGTTGAAGTGTCCTTCCAGTACCTGTAGCTACATCGAGTAATTTTATAGCAGAAGTTTTGATATGCTTATAGTTTTTCTGCAAGCCTTTTTTTAATGGAGAAATTACTCTTCTTCTCATTGCATCAGCAGTTCCATTAAATAGAATTTCCACTTGAATGTCATATATTTCTGCGGAATGGTCACTTAAGTAACCATCCGTTTGATGATGAAAATTTTGGAGATAATAATCAGGATATTTATCTCGGTTTATTTTTTTTGGTAGATCCTGGTAATGTTTTTCTTTTCTTCTTTTCCAGGTAGAAGGCATATCCAGCCAAACTAATGGGTATTTTAAGAACCATTCAATCCATGGAGCATCAAAAAGTAAGTTTTTTGGATATAAGCCTTTCTCAGCATCTAACCAGTCAATTTCTTCTAGTTCTTTTATTGATTTCCTTAGTTCTACTAGTAAATCTGAGTTTATAGGTGATGTTTCAGGGAGGGCGTCAGGAACTATTAGTTCCATTAGTTTTGTGCTGATTCCTTTATGAGCCAAGCCAACAAGACCTTTCCCTTGTTGAAGGGTTTGATAAGCAATTTTTGTGAGGTTAGGCGATGCCATAAACCTTTTAAAGATAAGTATATTTCAACAGATTTTTTCCCATTCCGAGAGCTTTAAGGTGGTTCTGTTGTCAAGAGAATTATATAAGGCCTTGTTTTAGATTGCTATG
It encodes:
- a CDS encoding class I SAM-dependent methyltransferase yields the protein MASPNLTKIAYQTLQQGKGLVGLAHKGISTKLMELIVPDALPETSPINSDLLVELRKSIKELEEIDWLDAEKGLYPKNLLFDAPWIEWFLKYPLVWLDMPSTWKRRKEKHYQDLPKKINRDKYPDYYLQNFHHQTDGYLSDHSAEIYDIQVEILFNGTADAMRRRVISPLKKGLQKNYKHIKTSAIKLLDVATGTGRTLQQVRSSLPSSELIGIDLSGAYLKQASKYLNNKDGEMVQLIKGNAEKLPFLDESFHAITCVFLFHELPRDARQNAINEFYRVLKPNGVLIIADSIQLDDSPHFTQVMENFYRVFHEPYYRDYIKDDIRKRLDKTGFNCIEAESFFMTRVWSANK